In Pseudorasbora parva isolate DD20220531a chromosome 20, ASM2467924v1, whole genome shotgun sequence, a single window of DNA contains:
- the psmc2 gene encoding 26S proteasome regulatory subunit 7, which yields MPDYLGTEQRKVKEEEKEDKPIRALDEGDIALLKTYGQSTYSRQIKQVEDDIQQLLKKINELTGIKESDTGLAPPALWDLAADKQTLQSEQPLQVARCTKIINADSEDPKYIINVKQFAKFVVDLSDQVAPTDIEEGMRVGVDRNKYQIHIPLPPKIDPTVTMMQVEEKPDVTYSDVGGCKEQIEKLREVVETPLLHPERFVNLGIEPPKGVLLFGPPGTGKTLCARAVANRTDACFIRVIGSELVQKYVGEGARMVRELFEMARTKKACLIFFDEIDAIGGARFDDGAGGDNEVQRTMLELINQLDGFDPRGNIKVLMATNRPDTLDPALMRPGRLDRKIEFSLPDLEGRTHIFKIHARSMSVERDIRFELLARLCPNSTGAEIRSVCTEAGMFAIRARRKIATEKDFLEAVNKVIKSYAKFSATPRYMTYN from the exons ATGCCTGATTATTTAGGAACCGAGCAACGCAAAGTTAAAGAAGAGGAAAAGGAGGACAAACCAATTCGAG CTTTGGATGAAGGAGATATTGCTCTCCTGAAAACCTAT GGCCAAAGCACGTATTCCAGACAGATTAAACAAGTAGAGGATGATATTCAACAGCTTCTGAAGAAAATAAATGAGCTCACTG GTATTAAAGAGTCTGATACAGGCCTGGCTCCTCCAGCACTATGGGATCTGGCTGCAGATAAACAGACTCTACAGAGTGAACAGCCCCTGCAGGTGGCCAG ATGCACCAAGATAATCAATGCTGACTCGGAGGATCCAAAGTATATCATTAATGTGAAACAGTTTGCCAAGTTTGTGGTGGACCTGAGCGATCAGGTCGCACCGACTGACATTGAAGAAGGAATGAGGGTTGG TGTTGACAGGAACAAGTATCAGATCCACATTCCATTGCCACCAAAAATCGATCCCACTGTCACTATGATGCAG GTGGAGGAGAAGCCTGATGTGACCTACAGTGATGTTGGAGGCTGCAAAGAGCAGATAGAGAAGCTCAGAGAAGTGGTTGAGACCCCTCTGCTCCAT CCTGAGCGCTTTGTGAACCTGGGTATTGAGCCTCCAAAGGGTGTGTTGCTGTTCGGGCCACCTGGTACAGGGAAAACCCTGTGTGCCAGAGCTGTGGCTAACCGCACCGATGCCTGCTTCATAAGAGTCATTGGATCCGAGCTTGTTCAGAAGTATGTTGGAGAG GGTGCTAGGATGGTTCGTGAACTGTTTGAGATGGCAAGGACTAAGAAAGCCTGTCTGATCTTCTTTGATGAAATCGACGCCATTGGAG GCGCCCGTTTTGATGATGGAGCTGGAGGAGATAATGAAGTGCAGAGAACTATGCTGGAGCTGATTAACCAGCTGGATGGATTCGATCCCAGAGGAAACATTAAAGTCCTGATGGCCACCAACAGACCAGACACCCTGGATCCGGCCCTGATGAGACCTGGACGTCTAGACAGAAAGATTGAGTTCAGCCTGCCTGACTTGGAA GGACGTACTCACATCTTCAAGATCCATGCCCGTTCTATGAGTGTGGAAAGAGATATCCGCTTCGAGCTTCTCGCACGTCTCTGTCCTAACAGCACAG GTGCTGAGATTCGCAGTGTGTGTACAGAGGCAGGGATGTTTGCCATCAGAGCTCGTAGAAAAATCGCCACGGAGAAAGACTTTCTGGAGGCTGTGAACAAGGTCATCAAATCCTACGCCAAGTTCAGCGCCACCCCTCGCTATATGACCTATaactaa